CCATTTGTGCTACATTGAAGGCATAGCTTACAAACATGGCCACGTAAAAATAGCCGGGCTCAATCTCAAAAGTGTAATCGCAGGCGGGGCAGGTTTTATTCATTTTTTGCCCGCTCAGGCTGTACATTTTGTTGGCAAACATATTGCCCTCACGGCATTTTGGGCAGCGGGCGTGCAGGGCCGCATTGAATACATTGGGTGTATGGGTATGCATGGTATCTAGTATGATTGAATCTTTCATAACGTATGCTGACTTAAAATTTTGTTTCTGAATTCTTCGGGTGTTATCCCTTCGTACTTTTTAAAGAA
This region of Mucilaginibacter yixingensis genomic DNA includes:
- a CDS encoding DUF983 domain-containing protein, translated to MKDSIILDTMHTHTPNVFNAALHARCPKCREGNMFANKMYSLSGQKMNKTCPACDYTFEIEPGYFYVAMFVSYAFNVAQMVTLAIATYVLTGTWNPWVYITVILSTAVILSPLNFRYSRVILLYWLTPGLHYDPNRLKNFRKR